ATGCTGGCCGTCGAAGCGGCCATGCGATTCTATGCGCGCAAATTCAACGAGGACGAACAAACCTGGGCGGTGGTTGGTCTGCTGCACGACATGGACTACGAGCGCCATCCCTCCAAAGAGGAGCATCCCTACCAAACGGTGAAGCTGTTGCGGGAGCGCGGCGAACCAGAAGCCATTTGCCGCGCCATTCTCGCGCACGCGGATTACACCGGCGTGCAGCCCGAAACGCTGATGGAAAAAACGATCCTGGCGGTCGACGAGCTGTGCGGTTTTCTCACCGCTGTGGCACTGGTGCGGCCCAATAAAAGCCTGCGGGAGGTCGAAGTCAGCTCGGTGAAGAAAAAGCTGAAAGACAAGGCCTTCGCGCGTCAGGTCAGCCGCGAGGATATCCTGCGTGGCGCCACATTGCTCAATCTCTCCCTGGACGAGCACATCGCCAATTGTCTGGAGGCGATGAAAAGCGTTGCCGCCGAGCTGGGGCTGCAGGGGGAGGCCAAAGCGACGGTCTCACCCGTCACCCCGGGGTGAGCAAAGCCGGGCTGCGGTGATGCCCCGGCCGCCACGTCACGGGTGTCATGCCGGGGCTGTTCGAGCAGCTCCAATTCATTCCGCCGGCCGGCGATATTTTGCCCTCCGATTCTCCAGCCTTAGAGAACATGGCGACCTTTGTCCTTGACCATGCCCCTCTGCCCTCCCGCCTGCCTGCTGCCGGTGGCAATGACTGCAACTGCCGCGGAAAACTTCTTGTTATTCGCCGGCACGTGCGCTATATTTTGCGGCCTCCAAAGCGCACGAGCTCAATATGATCTCGATTTTTGTGACAATCCCGCTTTTCGCCGCGGAGGTGAGAGGCGGGGAGGGGAGAGCAGAAATCTCCGCTATTTTCCGGAAAGATACATGAAGCGATTTTGCGTTGTCTGGCTGTTGCCGCTGCTGCTGGGAATCTCCTGGCTGGGGTGCACCACCTCCGCCACCAAAAAGAGTGGTGAAAAGAGCGTGCGTCGTGACCGCTCCATGGCGGCGGCCGATCCCCGGGCCGCCGAGCTGGTGATCCGCGGGGCGCTTGCCGAGTTGCAGGAAGACTACGCCGCGGCGCTCAACGCCTATCAGGAAGCCGCGGTCTATGACACTGCCTCCGCCTCCCTGATGAATGCCATTGGCGAAGCCTATTTGGCGCTGGGCAATCTCCCCACCGCCGAGCAGTCCTTCAAGCGTGCACTCCGTCTCGATCCCACTTACATTCCCGCGCGCGAGAATCTGGCGCATCTCTACCAACGGCAGGGCAGGAGCAGCGCGGCTGCCCGGGAGTACGAGACCATCCTGACGTTTGATCCGGAAAATGCCGCCGCCTTGTTCAATCTGGCGGCGCTCAGCATGGGGCAGCGCGATTCCCGCCGCGCTATCGAGATGCTGCAACGGCTGGTCGATCTCGGCAAGGCCGGTCCGCGCGAATGGCTGGCGCTCGGCACGCTCTATCTCAGCGAAAAAAACTATGATGAAGCCGAAGCCGCTTTTGCCTATTTCATCAAGGATGCGCCCGGCGAGGAACAGGGTTATCTCGCGGTGTCGTCGGTGTATGCCGCCCGGCAGGACACGCTGCGCCTGATCAACTGGTATGAAAAAGCGCTCGCCCGAAACGCCGAATTTCACCGCGTGCGCGACAGCCTCAAAGAAATTTTTCTCGCGCGTGGTGACCGCCGCCGTGCCATCGCGCTGATCGAGCAGCGCGCCGCGCTCGACAGCACGGATTTGGAAGCGCGTCTCGAACTGCACCAGCTCCATCTCGCCAACGGCGACACGCTGGCCGCGCGCGCCAGCCTCGACCAGGTGGTGCGTTCCTTGCATCAGCGCTGGCAGCGCGATTCCAGTGACGTCCGTCTCATGCTGCAACTGAGCGAGCTCTACCGGTTGCGCAATGATTCGCTGCAGGCCGCCGC
The window above is part of the candidate division KSB1 bacterium genome. Proteins encoded here:
- a CDS encoding tetratricopeptide repeat protein; this encodes MKRFCVVWLLPLLLGISWLGCTTSATKKSGEKSVRRDRSMAAADPRAAELVIRGALAELQEDYAAALNAYQEAAVYDTASASLMNAIGEAYLALGNLPTAEQSFKRALRLDPTYIPARENLAHLYQRQGRSSAAAREYETILTFDPENAAALFNLAALSMGQRDSRRAIEMLQRLVDLGKAGPREWLALGTLYLSEKNYDEAEAAFAYFIKDAPGEEQGYLAVSSVYAARQDTLRLINWYEKALARNAEFHRVRDSLKEIFLARGDRRRAIALIEQRAALDSTDLEARLELHQLHLANGDTLAARASLDQVVRSLHQRWQRDSSDVRLMLQLSELYRLRNDSLQAAAMTDRAIAALLRKVTDDSSDIEDTEMLGRLYLSRGDTAGAQATYQRWVARAPGDFRGYLLLGRLSYNNKQWQRAVDYLEQALQIENALPDAWMMHGHSNLLLNRTAEAQQSFERAVELDPGNPLANFFLGFCLSQLRQHEQALPYLRRAVARNPGEAGWWGTLAATLDELGRHAASDSAYQHALKLAPEDATLLNNYSYSLSVRGERLEEALTMVKKALEKEPANGAFLDTIGWVYYQMGKYELALEYIQKSVAVRDNSAEVLEHLGDVYDKLGQPERAREYWQKALELERDRASVRQKLGVSRDKP
- a CDS encoding HD domain-containing protein, with the protein product MTREQAYQLMCEWTASDSLRKHMLAVEAAMRFYARKFNEDEQTWAVVGLLHDMDYERHPSKEEHPYQTVKLLRERGEPEAICRAILAHADYTGVQPETLMEKTILAVDELCGFLTAVALVRPNKSLREVEVSSVKKKLKDKAFARQVSREDILRGATLLNLSLDEHIANCLEAMKSVAAELGLQGEAKATVSPVTPG